A DNA window from Polyodon spathula isolate WHYD16114869_AA chromosome 18, ASM1765450v1, whole genome shotgun sequence contains the following coding sequences:
- the LOC121331190 gene encoding low-density lipoprotein receptor class A domain-containing protein 1-like: MRSNKTHPQRSRSFDAASLGSTVSMLSRREKDCCEDCGNCECCSRRCVCISVFVLLGLAIMAAAVALAIIFGIPQRTPVNRYCTSNNMTGYLCDDRVTCIPASSVCNGMSNCANGEDENSELCSDLPKNLPAYLIFKCGNPQFWIYIDEKCNDINNCGDCSDEVGILANCPSCGPNWWPCTSIFYEYCKCIPRSLCRDGVQHCTDWSDEYKCTP, encoded by the exons ATGAGGTCCAACAAGACTCACCCTCAg AGAAGTAGGAGTTTTGATGCAGCCTCACTAGGTTCAACTGTCTCAATGTTATCACGAAGAGAGAAAG ACTGCTGTGAGGATTGCGGAAACTGTGAATGCTGCAGCAGAAGATGTGTCTGTATTTCAGTCTTTGTGTTGCTGGGACTGGCAATAATGGCAGCTGCAGTTGCTTTAGCCATTATTTTTGGCATTCCACAGAGGACACCAG TTAACCGATATTGCACTTCAAATAACATGACAGGTTATCTGTGTGATGACAGAGTAACATGCATCCCAGCTTCCAGCGTGTGCAATGGAATGAGTAATTGTGCCAACGGTGAAGATGAAAATTCTGAGCTCTGCA GTGATTTACCAAAGAACCTGCCAGCATACCTGATTTTTAAATGTGGGAACCCCCAGTTTTGGATTTACATAGATGAAAAATGCAATGATATAAATAACTGTGGAGACTGCTCTGATGAAGTAGGGATTT TGGCAAATTGTCCTTCCTGTGGGCCAAATTGGTGGCCTTGCACATCTATTTTCTATGAGTACTGTAAATGCATTCCCAGATCCTTGTGCAGAGATGGGGTACAGCACTGCACAGACTGGTCTGACGAGTACAAATGCACCCCATGA
- the LOC121331285 gene encoding transmembrane protein 59-like isoform X1, translated as MEVWKVSGFCLTFCCLFICSWCSPVILDGVLEETGSCRKTCQMTYSLHTYPREEELYACQRGCRLFSICQLVNDREDLNQSKTECDSACHEAYSQSQDQYACNLGCQSQLPFAEQRQEQLLDMMPGMHVPFPLTLVGGFWNDMMSSAQSFITSSWTFYLQADDGKVVIFQSEPQIQFMPRFEPQKEELKDTSFARESSDRHPENAIYKHDHKNFMQEQEFGVDPDNVDKEDHNLFKCLSRSTWLPGWILTTTLVLSVLVLIWICCATVATAVDQYVPSEKLSIYGDLEYVKDQKLTPYPPSSLVIISSMAEEAAGPLPSKVNLNQSNI; from the exons atggaggtGTGGAAGGTGTCTGGATTTTGCTTGacattttgctgtttgttcaTCTGCAGCTGGTGTTCCCCCGTTATACTTGACGGTGTTTTGGAAGAGACGGGTTCCTGTCGCAAGACCTGCCAGATGACCTATAGTTTGCACACATACCCCAGG GAAGAGGAGCTGTATGCTTGCCAGAGGGGTTGTCGACTCTTCTCAATTTGCCAGCTTGTAAACGACAGAGAAGACTTAAACCAGTCCAAGACCGAGTGTGATTCGG CTTGTCATGAAGCCTATTCTCAGTCACAGGATCAATATGCCTGTAATCTTGGATGCCAGAGTCAACTGCCATTTGCAGAACAGAGACAGGAACAG CTGTTGGACATGATGCCCGGGATGCATGTTCCTTTTCCACTTACTTTGGTGGGTGGATTCTGGAATGATATGATGAGCTCAGCCCAGAGCTTCATAACATCTTCGTGGACATTCTACCTCCAAGCTGATGATGGCAAAGTAGTTATATTTCAG TCTGAGCCACAGATTCAGTTTATGCCACGATTTGAACCACAGAAAGAGGAGCTGAAGGACACATCATTTGCCAGAGAATCAT CAGATAGACACCCAGAAAATGCAATCTACAAACACGACCACAAGAATTTCATGCAAGAGCAAGAATTTGGAGTGGACCCAGATAATGTTGATAAGGAGGACCATAACTTATTTAAGTGTCTTTCAAG AAGTACCTGGCTGCCTGGTTGGATATTGACAACTACACTAGTTCTTTCTGTGCTGGTGCTGATCTGGATTTGCTGTGCAACAGTAGCAACTGCTGTGGACCAGTATGTACCATCTGAG aaattaaGCATTTATGGAGATCTGGAATATGTGAAGGACCAGAAACTAACCCCATACCCACCATCCTCTCTGGTTATCATCAGTTCAATGGCTGAAGAAGCAGCTGGGCCTTTACCATCAAAAGTTAACCTGAACCAGTCAAACATTTAG
- the LOC121331285 gene encoding transmembrane protein 59-like isoform X2 translates to MEVWKVSGFCLTFCCLFICSWCSPVILDGVLEETGSCRKTCQMTYSLHTYPREEELYACQRGCRLFSICQLVNDREDLNQSKTECDSACHEAYSQSQDQYACNLGCQSQLPFAEQRQEQLLDMMPGMHVPFPLTLVGGFWNDMMSSAQSFITSSWTFYLQADDGKVVIFQSEPQIQFMPRFEPQKEELKDTSFARESYRHPENAIYKHDHKNFMQEQEFGVDPDNVDKEDHNLFKCLSRSTWLPGWILTTTLVLSVLVLIWICCATVATAVDQYVPSEKLSIYGDLEYVKDQKLTPYPPSSLVIISSMAEEAAGPLPSKVNLNQSNI, encoded by the exons atggaggtGTGGAAGGTGTCTGGATTTTGCTTGacattttgctgtttgttcaTCTGCAGCTGGTGTTCCCCCGTTATACTTGACGGTGTTTTGGAAGAGACGGGTTCCTGTCGCAAGACCTGCCAGATGACCTATAGTTTGCACACATACCCCAGG GAAGAGGAGCTGTATGCTTGCCAGAGGGGTTGTCGACTCTTCTCAATTTGCCAGCTTGTAAACGACAGAGAAGACTTAAACCAGTCCAAGACCGAGTGTGATTCGG CTTGTCATGAAGCCTATTCTCAGTCACAGGATCAATATGCCTGTAATCTTGGATGCCAGAGTCAACTGCCATTTGCAGAACAGAGACAGGAACAG CTGTTGGACATGATGCCCGGGATGCATGTTCCTTTTCCACTTACTTTGGTGGGTGGATTCTGGAATGATATGATGAGCTCAGCCCAGAGCTTCATAACATCTTCGTGGACATTCTACCTCCAAGCTGATGATGGCAAAGTAGTTATATTTCAG TCTGAGCCACAGATTCAGTTTATGCCACGATTTGAACCACAGAAAGAGGAGCTGAAGGACACATCATTTGCCAGAGAATCAT ATAGACACCCAGAAAATGCAATCTACAAACACGACCACAAGAATTTCATGCAAGAGCAAGAATTTGGAGTGGACCCAGATAATGTTGATAAGGAGGACCATAACTTATTTAAGTGTCTTTCAAG AAGTACCTGGCTGCCTGGTTGGATATTGACAACTACACTAGTTCTTTCTGTGCTGGTGCTGATCTGGATTTGCTGTGCAACAGTAGCAACTGCTGTGGACCAGTATGTACCATCTGAG aaattaaGCATTTATGGAGATCTGGAATATGTGAAGGACCAGAAACTAACCCCATACCCACCATCCTCTCTGGTTATCATCAGTTCAATGGCTGAAGAAGCAGCTGGGCCTTTACCATCAAAAGTTAACCTGAACCAGTCAAACATTTAG